NNNNNNNNNNNNNNNNNNNNNNNNNNNNNNNNNNNNNNNNNNNNNNNNNNNNNNNNNNNNNNNNNNNNNNNNNNNNNNNNNNNNNNNNNNNNNNNNNNNNNNNNNNNNNNNNNNNNNNNNNNNNNNNNNNNNNNNNNNNNNNNNNNNNNNNNNNNNNNNNNNNNNNNNNNNNNNNNNNNNNNNNNNNNNNNNNNNNNNNNNNNNNNNNNNNNNNNNNNNNNNNNNNNNNNNNNNNNNNNNNNNNNNNNNNNNNNNNNNNNNNNNNNNNNNNNNNNNNNNNNNNNNNNNNNNNNNNNNNNNNNNNNNNNNNNNNNNNNNNNNNNNNNNNNNNNNNNNNNNNNNNNNNNNNNNNNNNNNNNNNNNNNNNNNNNNNNNNNNNNNNNNNNNNNNNNNNNNNNNNNNNNNNNNNNNNNNNNNNNNNNNNNNNNNNNNNNNNNNNNNNNNNNNNNNNNNNNNNNNNNNNNNNNNNNNNNNNNNNNNNNNNNNNNNNNNNNNNNNNNNNNNNNNNNNNNNNNNNNNNNNNNNNNNNNNNNNNNNNNNNNNNNNNNNNNNNNNNNNNNNNNNNNNNNNNNNNNNNNNNNNNNNNNNNNNNNNNNNNNNNNNNNNNNNNNNNNNNNNNNNNNNNNNNNNNNNNNNNNNNNNNNNNNNNNNNNNNNNNNNNNNNNNNNNNNNNNNNNNNNNNNNNNNNNNNNNNNNNNNNNNNNNNNNNNNNNNNNNNNNNNNNNNNNNNNNNNNNNNNNNNNNNNNNNNNNNNNNNNNNNNNNNNNNNNNNNNNNNNNNNNNNNNNNNNNNNNNNNNNNNNNNNNNNNNNNNNNNNNNNNNNNNNNNNNNNNNNNNNNNNNNNNNNNNNNNNNNNNNNNNNNNNNNNNNNNNNNNNNNNNNNNNNNNNNNNNNNNNNNNNNNNNNNNNNNNNNNNNNNNNNNNNNNNNNNNNNNNNNNNNNNNNNNNNNNNNNNNNNNNNNNNNNNNNNNNNNNNNNNNNNNNNNNNNNNNNNNNNNNNNNNNNNNNNNNNNNNNNNNNNNNNNNNNNNNNNNNNNNNNNNNNNNNNNNNNNNNNNNNNNNNNNNNNNNNNNNNNNNNNNNNNNNNNNNNNNNNNNNNNNNNNNNNNNNNNNNNNNNNNTTATCTTTAGGAACACAAAAACACATAGTCAAGATcataaacattttcatgaacacatatacacacatcacATTTTCTGATTTTGTTCTCCAAAATAGACAGGCATATGTATATTGATACACAAGAAAATACAAACATACACAAACACTCAAGTACAAACCTTCAATAATGGAAAGTAAAATTAACCACCGGCTTCCATTATTACCACCAACTGCCATCATCGtccgccaccaccaccttcaACCAGCTCCGTCTCCACCTAGATTATTTCGGCCACCTTCATCTCTACACAAACACTCTTTCCAAAAACGATTATATTACACATATCTATTACAAATTTCAACATCTCAATGCATCTTCTTCAAAGAAACAACACAAAACcatcaattttaatttttcatcTTCGTTCACCATCAAACCCATtttgaaaatcaaaataaaaacatcaagaacacttagaaataTCAAACCCTAAACTGTCAATTACCCTAATGATCACTTCTGAAAATGCTAAAGCCCTTTATCTTTGATctcaaaatcaaaccataaaCATCTCTTACCTgattaaaagattttgaagaCCCTAGGGTTCTCTATCGATAAGCAGGGCAATAATGGTCGGAGAATAAAAGCCCCTTGCTACAATTGAGATCCTCGAGGTGATTTGCGTCCAATCCCAAGGCCTTTGAGAATAATCGGAAAAGTATGCCTCTTAATTTCATCACCTGATTTGAGTACTCGATTTGAATGTCTCTACAAACCTCCAATAATATCTCAGGGATTCCATAATTCACCACCTGAAAAATGACTAGGTTTGTCGAGCCTTCACAGATCATCTCCACCATGTATGCTCTATGGGTCGATTGCAGCAGTTAAGGTTTTGTGGGATGTGTTATGGTGATTGGAAGAAGATGGGAGGGATTTGGCGGATTTCATCATCTACAAGGCCCTTCACACCAGTTTTTGTTTGGTCGAAAACTTTGAGCTTCTATGGTCGATCTAGCTTAAGACTACCGTAGTAATGGTGGCATCCATTTTTATGAAGAAGATCTTGTACATCTatttgtgtgtgtgagagagagatgttgtgggatttattttattttctattttttataattatttaaatactaaataaataaaaaatgtaaaaaaataagggcaaaatagtccctTCAACTTTTTAAgaccaaaaaccacaaaaaattcttgattttggaccATTCATGCAAAATTGAAAACTTTTTGGATCATATCTAAAGTTTTTTGAATACTACAGTGACCAATTCTACATTTTTGTCTATATAGTTATACATATTTTATTAATCATCCTCTTTAATAAATAAAGagctttttgccacatgtcacactctcattgattttgccacatgtcattttgtggttattttcaattaatttttttccacatgacattttgtggtttttttcattttattaattttcacataatatttaaatgtaataataaatacatatcaatttcattaattgactttcttctaatttcaaattttctaaattaaagtttcattagattcctttgtttatttatctaaattatttatttaatttaaaagaaaaacaaacaatttaattttaataattcaatatttttctattttttcttataaattcaaacttctcaaattttagaatttaatttttttttttaaataaaacccatgtaatacataggTCTTACACCTAGTCTATAATAAATGAATgcttttttgccacttgtcacactctcattccatttgtcaaatatcattttgtggttattttgaattaatttttttcacatgtcattttatgagttttctattttattaaattatatataattttaatgtaataactgcaataaatataataatagatagatattattttcattaataaacttatcTTTTAGTTTCAAAATTAAATctcattaatttcttttattttttaaattatttgtttaactttaaaagataaaaaaacaaatctattataataattcattattttttttataaattcaaagtttttaatattttgttcaatataattaattattttaattaacctATGTAATACATAAGTCTCATACATAACAGTTCAAATAAAAAAGAAACATTCACTTTAactaaaaaaaaagtaattttgaTGTAGAAGAATATTTGTATGACAGAAAAAGGTCAACGTATACATTGTATGTTAAAAAGATCCGACCCGCTGACTTGGTATGATTGGACATTGATCCATGTTTGACGGCAGCCAAACAAGACCCTCACTTCTCCGTTCTCCCCCAATCCAATTCCAATACCAATACCCCACCATCGCACGTGACTTTGACCATCCTTCCAACGAAAAGATTCCGATTACGAACCCTAATCCCTCTTCCGATCTACACTTCTTACTTCCTTTGATCCATCGATTTCTGTTCAAATCAATCAACCAACTTCTACCAATCAGGTTAGCTTACTCTCTTCTCTTTAGTCAGCGTTTATTTCTCTTCCGGTGATCCATTTTTTGTCCAGTTCGAGTTTCTCTGCTGGTTACGAGGTTTATTGCTTTACTTGTTTGATTCAATTATTTTTCTTTCGAGCTTCGTATTCGAGTGAATCGATGTTTCATTAGATTCGATTTTTGATATAATGAAGTAACATGAAGCTCTGTTTGAGTAAATtctcatttagggtttttttgCTTCCGTTTTTGTTTGTTACAGGAATCGATAACTCGGATTTGTAGTTGCAATTCAGTGGAATTTGGGGGTTTTGTAGTGATGTGGAGATCATCGTGTTTTTTTTCAATTGGTTGAAGATGTTTTGATGATTCTAAGACACTGAATAGTGATTGAACAACGAAAATGCCTGCAGTTCGGTGTTTTTCCAGAATCGATACTTTCGAGATCAAAGTTGAGATCGGAAAGAGACTCGGTGCACAAAAAGCTGAGAAGTACTTCAATCTACTCACCAGGTATTTGAGTCAAAAGCTCAGAAAACCAGAATTTGATAAGCATTGTGTAGCTTTAATAGGTCGAGAGAATCTTCATCTTCACAACGAACTCATCATTTCCATCATAAAAAACGCTTCTTTTTCCAATACACCCCCtcaaaaacatttcaaatccaaCACTCCTTTGACTCTAAAACTCCCTAATGGGTCCCACCCAAGAACAAGTCTTCAATCCCTCTGTGCATTTCCTCAGTCCCCTAAAAAAGGAAGAACCCCAAATCTTCGTGAAAGAAAATTCAAAGATAGATCACTCCATGAAAACACACGTACAGATTTCCAAACAATAAaactccaacaacaacaacaacaacaaagtgTTTCTTTAAGCAGCAAACCTCCTCCTAATAATTCTGATGAAGATGGTGAAGAAGTTTATAGTAGAAGCCCAGTTAGGGCTCCATTTGGCATCAATCTACACTCAAAAGAAACCCGAAAAGTTCTTAATACTTACACTCATTCAGATTCTGCATACCACACTGAAACTTGCCATTACAGTGGTCAGTTGCCAGCTTCAAATTCTTTAAACAACAGGTTGAAACACAATCTGAAAACAGAGGGATTGGATATTTCCATGGATTGTGTTGACTTGTTGAATAATGGGTTAGATTCTTTTTTAAAAAGGGTTATAAAGTTGACCCATTTGAGATCTTCTTCAGAAAGTATATCCATGTTGGATTTTCGGGTAGCAACAGAGCTCAATCCCATGATTCTTGGAGATGTTTCACATATAGTACACGAGAATTGTTAACAATTGATAAAGGTTTTGGGTGTAGACTGATTAGATTGTATATATACTATGATTTTGACACTATTAATGAAATGATATATGCTTTTTTAAGCAATCTTTCATATGTGAGATGTTgaattgtttaattttttattagaaATGGATGAAAGTTATGTAATTGATGTGATTGTAAGATAGTGGGTGATTAGATTCATTGAGACATATAACGGAAAGATGATAAATTTAGTTAatgacatttttatttatttatttcgtcaataagtatatatatatttaatgtctttattcatttttaaattttaatgtaaCAATTTAATCCTTCAATAGGAATGACAAAGATGCAGTTggaaaagttgttatttattctAAAGATTCTTGGGTCAAgaagaaacaaaaataaatgtGTATAAGCCCAAAAGGCTTTAAACATCAATCGCGAAATATGTTTACATATTTTGGGCCATTTCCAAATGAAATTTGTCCATAAAATCCATGTAGAATTTCCTACTTTATTCGCGCTGATATTTAATTAATGGAAAAACATGGCAACAAGAGAATGTGGAAATTGATATAAATAATTGGAAAAGTATATTGGTCAAGAAAATCACCCACATTGAGAGAATGTAATAATAATCTCATATGAAGGAATTAATTATGTTTGTATTGGAACTAGATTTTTTTTAATCatcaaatgaatatatatatatatatatatatatatatatatatatatatatatatatatatatatatatatatatatatatatatatatatatatatatatatatattaaaaggttCCAACATAGCAAGAAGTTAAAAAGGGGGCAAAACGAGAGTATAAAGAAAAAGATGAAGCAGCAAACAACATTACAAACCAATAAGAGGGCGGGTTGTCTGATCCGACCATCTTAAACAACTGTTAACACTCCGATGTTTAAACCATAGAAACATAGTAGACTTAATGATGTCGACCACTTTTGTAGCACATACAATCTTGTTATTAAAGAGTCTCTTGTTCTTTGTCTTCCAGATGCAACATAGAGATCCATAGCAAATAACCATCACTTGATTCTTCTTCTTAGGGATGTTTCCCTATTGTGACACGTAGTCTAGCATGTCTTAGACCGTTTGGAAATTTGCCAAAGGAATGTTGTTATACTATCTGAAAATCCATTCCAAAACTGTTTTGGTGAATGGACATTTTACCAGGGTATGATCCTTGGTTTCTTCGTCTGCACCACACTGACAACAGATTTGAGAGGGGATAGTGACTCCTCGTGTAGACAAAGCCTTTGCAGTTGGAATTCGACCCATTCTCGCCCTCCAATTGAAACATATCACTTTAATGGGGACCTCTTTAATCCACCTAAAGCCACCAGTGTCTACCTGTTCCCGTTTTTCCACATGTTTCAAAGGGCTTTTACCTGAAACTTATCGTCTTCAGTTAATTCACATCTCCAGGAGTCTCCATTCGTAATGAAAACAACGAGTCTGAAAGgccgtcttctgcacatcctcctctctgaccctcatctgatgataacccaaacaaagatcaatcttggaaaaccaagatgcaccctaaatctggtcaaacaaatcatcaatccttgggagtggataacggttcttcactgttaacttATTTAGCTCCtagtagtcaatacacatccgatgcgacccatcctttttcttcatcaGAAACTGGATTGATGCTCCgaatggcgaactgctcggtcaaaTGAActctttgtctaacagctcctgcaactgtgtagacaactcttgcatctatgGAGAagctaatcgatatggtgctttaaCTATTGATGCCGCACTCGGAACCAGGgcaatcctaaactccacctgcctctccggcgacaccccaggaaaatcctccaGGTATTCCTAAACAACAGACACATCATCAATAAATGCCTTATCCTTATCtagggtatccataacataggagaCATATTCGGAGCAACCCTAATGAAGATAACATATGGCCTTAGCTGTTAAACATAGAATTGACCCACGTTGTGCTCTCTccttgaatcactaactctcccacACTTGGGGTCCAAATACATACCAACTGATGCttacaatcaatcactgccctgTTGAGGCTCgaccaatccatccccacaataaccttgttcccccacaaaggaataggaaccaaatcaattagATACTGCTCACTGAACATCTAGAGAACACACCCCGATGAACCCTCGATACCAGGACAGCTCGATCATCCATAATCCCAAATTAACTGGATACTGCTCACTGAACATCTCGAGAGCACCCCTGGAGCTCCAACaaacccgaatcaaacaatatcaTTGTAGAGATACCATTCATGAAGAATgatcccgtcaccacatcaggtgctaTGCGAGCCTCCttggctgtcagctgaaaagccctgctcctcaCCACATGTGCATCTGCCTTGCTCTGGCAGCCATCAGTAATCTGAAGAGTTGCTAAAGTAGGTGGTACCACTGGTCCTGCTGCTGCCAAACTTGTATAATTGGCCACCTCCGGTAACCAACAGAGCAACCTCAGGCGAGGGAAGCTCCACAATCACCACCAATGCCGTCCCGCAACCCACAACCCACTAGCCGACATCAACCCAGGCGGGACCACTTCTCTTCAATTGCTGCCATTCTTTGTACCACCAACGCAACAACCACCATCGGTTCATTCAACGCCGCAACTATCATGCCAGGTCCACAGTGTCCAACCACCGTTCCCGGTGTCACCGTTGCAACAAATGTCCGGTGGACCAGGTCCAATGCTTTCGCTACCACCACTGGCACAAACCATGATAGCCCATACACCGCCCATATATTCCATGACGGGCACATGGACCGGACCTACCATTGATCCAATCCACAACCTACAACAGAACTCAATGCTTACACCGTTAGCACCAATACACCCTTTCTCTTCTGGCCATCCTCTCCAGCTGCCATTCCAACAACACTCCTTTTATGGCCCAAGTCCCGACTATCATGCGTTGTCGTCGTATGGTCCAAACCATCAATACCAACTGCAAGCGATGACAACCATCCCAAATTAAGACTGCCTTTCTCGCAGCGTCACATCCCCATTCGTCAAGGAATTGCTGGATTACGGAATAGCCAACACAGATAAGCTGCCAACACTCAAGACCTACAACGGCACCACTGACCCAGATAGCCATATCGACACATATGAATAGACGATGACGTCCTTGAAGCTTGACGAGAGGTTTTGGTGTACCTACTTCCCGACGACCCTTGATGGCAATGCGGGCACGTGGTTTAAGACGTTGCGCCCAGGCAACATCTCCAACTTCGTACAGCTCAAATACTTGTttctcaccaactttatgcagtTGCATAAGTACAAGGGAGACTCCCACTCCATAATAGGCTGCAAGCAGAAGGAGGGTGAGGCTGTACGTAAATATTTCACAAGGTTCATAAATGCCACACTAGATGTGCTGGGACACGAAGAAGGGCTCATAGCTGGCGCCTTCACGTGGGGACTCTTACCAGGCCCCTTATCTCAAAAACTTATGGGTAAGAAACCCCAAACGAGAGCAGAGCTAAAAGAGAGGGTGGAACGATATTTACGGCAGGAGGAAGGTGAGGCAGCAAAGCAGGCATACCTAAATGCTATGACAACCAAGCGCCACAACCCAGGCCACACGGACTTCCATGGAGGAAGTAGACATTTCGGCCCAGGAAGGAGGCCCCAAGCGCGGTTCCGACCATTCATCAGAGATGACAGGTGGGGTCATCGACCGGACGTATACATGGTTTCAGAGAAACAACAACCAACCAAGTCACCCAAGAGTCGATATTACGAGTATCACAAAAGCAAGACACACAATACCGCTAGTTGTTCAGTGATCAAGAAGGTAATGGAAGAAAAGCAGCTCAAGGGAGACTTGGTGGAAATAGCACGGAGCCTGCACGCCAAATTCGATGCCGAAAACGCAAAGAACACGCTGCGAGATGGGGCCCAACCAAAAGAGATATTCATGGTACGCAACAAATGGTGTAGGGAGGAGCAAACGGCCGACCAATAGACAGGGCCGATCCAAACGTATATCGAGCCCGGGGCGAAAAGAAAAAAGGGCCCCTTACAGAgaaatataataaagattcaaaaaaaatatcatttattcttcACTATAAACGCGTTCAATTAGCAATAACAAACAAACCaaattgtttttcttttgaactaatttgagtttgaaccaactttaagccctaaaaatcatttagataataattttttttatatatatacgcTACATAGCCAATAAATTTTGGGCCCCCTGGAGACGTGGGCCCTGGGTGGTCGCCCGGGTTGCCGACCGTCTGGATCGGCCCTGCCAATGGATTCCCAAGCTTCTATTAAGAACACTCACATTCTCTGCACAAGACCCTAGACCGGAGGGATGGAGAGGCGATAATCCGCTGGTAATCTAGGCCTCCATTAAGGATGTGATTATACACAGAGTCTATATTGACACAGGGAGTTCGGCAGACATGATTTACGAGCATTGTTTCCGACTCCACCCGGAGTGGTGGAAAGACAATTTAAGACCTACGACAGGGAGGCTGGTCGGATTCACTGGCCACAGCCTATGGCCGTTAGGGACAATTCATCTCCCCCTGACGATAACTAGCCATGAAAAGCTACAAAAGAAAACGGTTCTGATCGACTTCGTGGTCATCCGACACTCGGCGGAGCACAACATTATCTTGGGGAGAACAGCCCTCCTAAGGCTAGGTGCGGTCCCGTAGACCATGCATGGAATCATGAAGTTCGACACCCCGGTTGGTCCGGGTACAATACTTGCCACCCCACCCAGAGAATTGCAATGCCTTACAGTCATGAAACTAACAGAGATAACCAAGGAGACAAAGAAGCCGCGACATGATCCTGCAAAAggaaaagaagtaattaacgaaAGATATCCCGACCAGTTAGTCAGTATCGGCCATAATCTCCCAGGCCACGTAAGAGAAGCAATGGTCAACCTCCTCAAGCGATACAAACATGTGTTTGCATGGACCCCTACGGACATGGTGGGGGTAGATAGGAAAGTCATTGAGCATAAAC
The genomic region above belongs to Lactuca sativa cultivar Salinas chromosome 4, Lsat_Salinas_v11, whole genome shotgun sequence and contains:
- the LOC111906404 gene encoding uncharacterized protein LOC111906404 gives rise to the protein MPAVRCFSRIDTFEIKVEIGKRLGAQKAEKYFNLLTRYLSQKLRKPEFDKHCVALIGRENLHLHNELIISIIKNASFSNTPPQKHFKSNTPLTLKLPNGSHPRTSLQSLCAFPQSPKKGRTPNLRERKFKDRSLHENTRTDFQTIKLQQQQQQQSVSLSSKPPPNNSDEDGEEVYSRSPVRAPFGINLHSKETRKVLNTYTHSDSAYHTETCHYSGQLPASNSLNNRLKHNLKTEGLDISMDCVDLLNNGLDSFLKRVIKLTHLRSSSESISMLDFRVATELNPMILGDVSHIVHENC
- the LOC111906435 gene encoding uncharacterized protein LOC111906435 — encoded protein: MTSLKLDERFWCTYFPTTLDGNAGTWFKTLRPGNISNFVQLKYLFLTNFMQLHKYKGDSHSIIGCKQKEGEAVRKYFTRFINATLDVLGHEEGLIAGAFTWGLLPGPLSQKLMGKKPQTRAELKERVERYLRQEEGEAAKQAYLNAMTTKRHNPGHTDFHGGSRHFGPGRRPQARFRPFIRDDRWGHRPDVYMVSEKQQPTKSPKSRYYEYHKSKTHNTASCSVIKKVMEEKQLKGDLVEIARSLHAKFDAENAKNTLRDGAQPKEIFMVRNKWCREEQTADQ